The sequence GAAGTCCGGGTGGAAGATGGCATCGAATACATTTTCGGCCGCGGCACTACGGACAACAAGGGGCAATTCTGGTCACATCTTGAGGCGCTTCGGGCGTTTCGTGAATCTGGCGATCCACTTCCTGTTAACTTGGTTTTCATTCTTGAAGGCCAAGAAGAAATCGGAAGCCCAGGACTAATCGCCTGGCTTGAAGATCAAGCTAACCGTGATCTTGTCCACGGTGACGTGGTTGTCATTTCCGATACGTCAATGGCAGGGGTCGATCTGCCGGCGATTGATGTCGGACTTCGAGGACATGTTGCGGTGAAGGTAACGGTGCACGGTCCGGAGAACGGCGTTCATAGCGGTTCGTTTGGCGGCGCTGTAACGGATCCGGCTGTGTGGCTGGGAAGCCAAATCGGATTATTTGCGGATTCCGATTGCTTTGTTCGACTGGTTCAGGAGCAAGTTCCTGACTGGCTACTTAACTTAGCCAAGACGTGTGGCTTAGATGAAGCAGCGCTTTGCCTCAGGGCAAAAGTTTCAGCGTTGGATAAGCGTGGAGAGACTCTTAAAAATGCACTTTGGCTAAAGCCCAGCTTTTCGGTTACCGGGCTTCACAGCGGTCATGACCAAACGGCATCATTGAATGCGATTCCCCCTTGGGCATTTGCTCGACTCTCTGTCCGGCTTGGTTGGGGGATGGATCCGCAGGAGACCTTAAAGTTCATCGTAGAGAAATTAAGGGATGAATGCCCTCCAAGTCTTAAACTCGAAATTGAGGAGGAGAGGTGTTTTCCGGCGTTCTACATGAATCCAACTGATCCTGCGTTCCAGCTGATGAATCAGGCCATGCAGGCTACATTTGGAAATCCGGTTGAGTTCAAACTAAACGGCGCAAGTATCCCGGCGGCAGAGCTTTTCAGCCGACATCTGGGAGTGCCTGTGATTCTTGCCGGTCTTGGCTATCCTGGCGGAAGGTTGCATGAGCCAAATGAACGGCATCCACTCAGCCAAATCTGGAAAGGTGCCGAGATGGCTGTCCGCTTCTGGTTTGCGCTAGCTGCTTAAGCTCGGTAGTTCAAGAGCGACGCGTGGTTGTAAAAAAGGTTCTGTCCGAGAGTTTTTTGCCAAATATATTTTGTGCAAGAACTTTTGGTTAGCTCGTATTTGCAACCTCGCTTTTTATATTAAATTTTTAACATTAGTTTTTAGTTAGCGATCTGGCAGCTGGTTTTGACTATGTGGTATCAAACGATTGCTTCTAGGAAGGGAATTTTATCTTGATGGATCAAACACTACTGCAACAAGCACTACTACATCTGCAAAGTGCGGTAAATTCACTGGGCGAGGTTTTAGAGTTAAGTGCCAGTGTAGCAGCACAGTCCGGGCAATTCTGTCCAATCGGTCAAATCCGCATCGAAGCAGTTCGTATTCGCTCTACTCTAGCGCGACTTGAACGCCCGTTAAGTAGTTATCATCTCTGGGTGCAGCTTGATGCGATTGCCACGGAGTTATTACTCCACATTGAAAACTCTACAGAACCTCAACGGCAGCTTTTAATCAATGCGCATCGTGCGGTGGTTGCAGCCAATGGCAAGTTACTGGCTAATCAAGAATATTCACAAACCATTTAATTTATTCTCTTTAATTCCAAAGTTAGTTTTTGGTTAGCGCTCTATCTAGAGCAGTGCAGTTCCATTATACTGTGCACGAAATTTATTTGGGTAGAATTGTTATTGTTTCTCACTACGTGTTTTTAGTTTGAACACGAGTGAGAAGGGTAGTTCAAGGTTTTTTTGACCTTCTATTTCTTATTCCCGTGGGAATTCTCAAGTTATTTAATTTGAGAATTCCCACGGGGAAGAAGGAAGATCATTATGGATAAGTCACTTATCAAGCAAACAGGGATGTGTCTTGGCAAAGCTTTGAATCATCTCGCTGACATCATCAGCTTTACCTCAAGTATCGGGGAAAAAAAACCGTCTGCCATTCTGAGGTTCCAGACTGCCTTGCAAGAAGTTCAACATGAACTGCAAGGCAGGGACTCGCTCGACGAAGCTGCAGCGAAAGAATACTGGGAGAAGCTTGACGCGATCGCAAGAGAAATGATGCGCCAAATCATCGCTCTCGGTCAGGGCCGGAATTCGAACTTGCATCGGTCATACGATCAAGTTCAGCAAGCAATGGCTAAACTTTCGTGCTTAAGTTTGACCGCTAGATAAATTCCTCGGGTGTTGGCGGTAGAGATGCCTCCAACACCCGAATTTTTTCTCATTCGCATTGAAGGATAAATAAAACTACCCTCTTACTTTAAGATCTTCAGGAAGCGATCCGCCAAATTGCATCTAAGCGACATGCGGGTTCTGTCGTTGCGAGGAACAAAGTCAGCTATTTGACTCGCTCACAGCAAGCTCGCAATGACACGAGATGCAAAGAGATTGCCACAAATACTGTCGATTATTGGAGAGTTTTAGTTGTCTCAGCGAAGATAGAAAATGGGCAGCTGGTAATCTTATTAACCTTCTTGGAGTGTAAATCCAATTAGTAAAACCCCAGCCGCCAAAATGCACCAAGAAAAGATACGGCAATCATTGTTGACCCCACCCATTCTTGATGTGTTTCACTGGTTTCCAGAGAACTAGTCCAAGTTTCCAGAGTAACTCCCAAGCTTCGGTCCACCCGCGTTTAGGTTTGTCTTTGCCTAAGATCAGTCGCTCCGTATTCTTAAACACGGCAGCATGAAGCCAATTGCGGCCATTTTGCAACCTGTTCGCTTCGAACTCCCTAAGCTTGTCGTAGAAGCGGTTTTTGCCCCAATAGCCCCAGCGCCGAATTGGTCTGTTCACCCGGATAAAGACCGCCCGATTGATGCTCTCAATCGTGTCCTCTTGTCCACTCGGACAGAGAAGTAGCACGATCAAGTTCATAAATGGGCCATACTTGCCAGGCCCCCAACGCAAGCCCTCGGCAACTGGAAAGAGCACTAAGATGGGCTTTTCCAGCCCAGGCACAATCGCAACGGGCATGGCGACATTCTCTTCGGTTGCAGAGGGGGTATCTTCCTCGGATTTCTCAATTGCCACCAAAAAGTCTTCCTTTGAGAACTTAACTCCCTTAGGAAGAACGTTCTCGCTGACAATCTTCCACATTTGCTCCAAGCCGCTCTTCCACGAAGAAGTTTGCGGCAGGAAAAATGCTTGATAGTGGACAGGTCCACGGTCGAGGTCGGCTGGTTCGATGTCGAGAGTCTGCTCGAGCACAGTTCCGGAGATCATCGAAGTTACGAGCACCGAAATCACGACGGCAACAAAGACCTCTTGAGAGAAGATCCCAATGCCGAGAGCAATCTCAGCTACAAGTAAGCGCGTTACGCCACCTGGTAGGAAGCCTGCCGTAAAGTTCTGTTGCTCACGCTTAGTTGCCTTAACAACCCAAGCACTGAGCCAAGTGCCTGCACCCTTGGAAGCAACTGACAACGTCACGAGGAACAGGCAGAGCGAGAAGTTGAAGTGGTTCAAGAAGTCAGTGCGGATACCTAAGGTCATGAAAAAGACGCTCAGCCCCACATGCTTCCACCAACGAAACATCCCGTTCTTTGTAGACTCAGTCAGATTCTTTGATTTGGAGAAGAGAAATCCCGCGACAAAGAAACCGAAAAGAATACTTAGACCGATGGCATAAGCGACCCAAGCCCAGAGAAAGGCTCCGCTAAGTGTGACGATCAACCGCACATTCCTGCGGCGTAAGTGATTGCGCGAAATCTCATAGATATCGTCAATCGCATAGCCAAAAAGGTGCGAGAGACCAAGCAAGCACAGCGTAAGCACGATCAATGCCCAGAATGGTTTCTGAGTAGTCGTAGAAAACGCGCCGAAGAAGACCGACAGCGCAATCCAACTCACGATCTCATTTAGCCCGTAGGCAAGCAGCAGGTTGCTCCCAAACCGACTCTTGAAGATTCCAAGATCGATGAGGATTCTACTCATCACGACCATAGCACTGATCGCCATGGTAATTGAGATAAAGACAGACAACCCGATCCCGGACTTCGTCTCAACTGGGTTGAGTGCAAAGTATACCCAGGAAAGTCCAAAGGCGATTGCTCCGGTGAAGACCGCCCCGAGAACTCCGGTTGCCAAAGGAATTTTGAACTTGTGCCGGTCTTCCCAGCTTGGGATGCGGAGCTCAAGCCCAGCTTCGAATAGCAAGAAGCAGATCGCGATCTTGCCAATCGAACTTAAGACCAAAGCGTTTCCCTCGGGAAATAACCGGGCGTATTCGTCGGGCCTTAAATTGCCAAGCACAGTTTTGCCGATCAAAATGCTTGCAACTAATTCACCGACAAGCGGAGGCAATTTCCGACGAGTTGCTAATTCTCCGAAAATTGTAGCAAGTCCGACGATAATCGCGAGCTGCAAGAAGAAATGAGCAAGTTGGTCTTCCGACCACTTGCTCAGTGACGAGCCGCTGTCAGCGGCGAAAACTGTGGTGACGAGGCCCAAGAGCATCATCACCACGAAAGGTAGTTTTGGTTTCATGATGATTTTTTCTTGAGGCCCTCATGGCCCTTACGACATTTTGGATTTGAAAGCAGTTTGATTTCCTTAAAACCTGATTGATTACCAGGCTGCTCCCAAAGTGATTTTCCCTGGCAGAGATTTTGAAGAACCTCTTAGGAAGCAGTCGATTGATGCCTCTACCCAAAGATAAATTGTGAACAAAGGGTGAGATTTATACACTACCTAACTGGAGAAATAAAGTTATCGCAAGAATGATCAATTATTTTAGGTAGTTATAAATTGAAGTCGACAGAATAAGTGTTCTATTGGCGTTTTTTGGAAGCATTTCTTTGCAAGACCAGATTAGTGACAGCAAGAGGTTGTTTGTTGCGGTTAGGAAGAGGGGTTTTTATGAATTTAATTCCAAAATCAATTTTAAGTTTTTTTGCCATTGTCTGTTTCGTTAATTCGGCAGTTGCTGAATCGGAAAAGCGTATCAGTTTCTCACATTTAACATTCGATCGCGGGACTCCTGTAGCGGCAAACACATATACAACTGTTGCTAACACTACCAAGCCAGGCGCTAAAGAATTGTCAACTGCGCGAGCTTCGCTTGGAACAGCAGCAATCAAAGACACCGCAAAAAAAATTAACCTGGATTGTGCGCTTACAGTTGCTAGTGAGGCAGGCTTTGTTAATCAGAAGTTTAAACCTGGCGATAAAATTTCTAGCTCTACAGTAAATATCTTTGTTGAAGATTTGCAAGGGGGATGCTCGACTAAATAGTTGAGAGTAAGGGATCTATGAACTTTGGTGCATTATTAGTTTTAGCATTAGTTTCGGTTGGATGTGATTTTTTGCCGGTGATTTTTTCGAAGGCGATTAATGACTCACGCACTCCTGATTTTATTAGTAAGATGCTAGCAATGATTGCACCCTATCCTTGGCAACTTGCAATCTTCACACTAGTCTTTACGCTTTGTGTTTTCTCAACAGATCGCGCACGTAAAAGCTTTGACCTCGATGCCGCAATTAAAGTTGCGCTCGGGACAACTCTTTTCAGCTGGGGTTTTGCGGTGATCATGGGATTTGTTTTAACCTTGATGCCGGTTCCGGGAATTGTTCTACAGCTTTTAGGTATTACTGTTACATTGGGATTTTTCTGTCTAATTCTCGACGAACAACTGCTATTAGATCTCGGTGGTGTGCAAATTCTATTTGTAATTATTGCTGCGATTAGTTCACTTATTCCAGACTATTTAGGCACCGAATTTGGGGCTTTACGCGGGTACTTTTATTCGGCAGCGGGAATTGCTTTGAGTTTAATCCTTTGTTTTGGAGAAACGCACGTAAAAGTTGAGACCTTGGATGGACGTCCTCGGGTACATCGTGCCCCGGTTAGAGCTTACTCATCATAAATAAATTTCTTTTTAAGTCCTACCATCGAGGCTATAACAGCCTTGTATGGTGCCTGGATTTAAAAAATTTCTTCAACACGAATCTGCAAGTGGCATAATTCTACTAGTAACTAGCGTATGCGCTTTTTTGGCTGCTAATTCTCCCGTTGCGGAGCACTACTACGGGTTCTTGCACACTAAAATTGGTCGACTAGGAAAACACGAGTGGGACATTCATTTCTTGATCAACGACCTACTGATGGTAGTTTTCTTTTTTCTTGTTGGCCTTGAAATTAAACGCGAATTTTTAGTTGGCGAGCTTTCGACGCGTAAACAGGCATTATTACCAGTGATTGCCGCCGCAGGGGGAATGATCCTACCGGCCTTAATTTATCTAGCAATTAGTTCTGACCCTCTGGCTACGCGCGGTTGGGGGGTGGCGGTGGCGACAGATATTGCATTTTCGTTAGGTATATACTCGCTGCTCGGCAATCGCGTTCCTGCAACACTTAAGATTTTTCTTGCAGCATTTGCGATTGCAGATGATCTCGGTGCTGTCATCGTGATTGCACTTTTTTATACAACGAGCCTAGATTTTAATGCAGGCGTCACAGCCTTGCTAGGGCTAGTGATTTTGTTTGGCTGTAACCGTGTAGGGCTTAAAAGCTGGGCGATCTACTTATTAATGAGCGTAGTGGTATGGTGGTTTACGCTTCAGTCCGGAGTGCATGCAACTGTCGCAGGTGTTTTATGCGCAGCGATGATCCCGCTTGCTGATATCCATAAATATGAACATGCGCTTAGTAAGCTCGTTTCTTTTTGGATTATGCCAGTTTTTGCATTTGCGAATGCTGGAGTGACGTTGGGGAGCGGGATCTCAGTCATTCCTCCAGCAGAAACTTCGCTTGCAGTGCTGCTTGGACTTTTCTTTGGCAAGCAAATTGGAATTTTTTCTGCAGTGCTTGGTGCGCTTAAATTAGGTCTAGTCGAACTACCGCGTGGAGCAAATAAAATTCATATCTATGGCGTTGCTTGCTTGGGTGGTGTTGGATTTACGATGTCACTTTTCGTAGCAAGCCTTGCCTTTAATGACCAGTTACATATGGACCAAGCTAAGCTTGGAATTTTGTTAGGATCATTCTTGTCTGGAATCTGGGGTTATTTAGTTTTAAGATTTTTCTCGAACAAGTAAGACAAGTTGCAGTAGTTTGAAAAAACATTTCGTGATACGCTTTTTGGTTGAACCTTAAAGCGCATCACGAAAACTTAGATGCTCACTCTGCCTAACTGGCGAGACCTAGCTCAAGGTAGAGCTTGGTTTCGGTCTTGGCGAGGTCCTCCATAATCCTGTTCTCAGGCACTCCCTTAAACCCAAACTCCCGATAGAGCTTGACTGCACGCGTATTCTTAGCCTGGACTTCTAGGCTCAAGCGGACGTAACCTTGCAGCTTGGCCCAATTACGTGCAGCTTCTAGCAAGGCTTTGGCATGGCCCTGCTGACGATTCTCTTCGCGCACGTACATGTCATGCACGTTGAGAACCAGTCGAAGCGTGTATGACGAGATCGAGTTCAGGCAGATCATGATGCCGACGCACGCGTCTCCCTGGTAAGCGAGGAAGACGTGGCCGCCGTTTTCAAGCAGAAGTGGTATCAGCTGCTTTGTGGTGTTTGCGGCGTGTTCGTCAGAAACATCTGTGCCGTAGTTCAAGCGAGCTCTTCCTCCTCGCTGCAACTCCAGGGTCATAGTGATGACGAGTTCTTGAATATCGGGATTGGATAAGTTAGCTTTAGAGACGTTACTGCTGAGACTTGATGGCATCTACTTCCTCCTGCAAAACTAAGCCTAAAGAGACTTTGCTTTAGAGGAGGAAATCAGCTGCAATCGAAAAAAACCTTGATCAACTACTGCAATCGACTCAATGATTGGACTAAATCGACTGCATTGTATTGCTTACTGCCCGAGGAAAAAATTGTGAAGTAAAACTTGTAGCACGAATCGAAAATGCTTTAAAGTATGGTTGAAGCTTTATGTATATCGTTGAAAATGCACGAATATTTACTGGCGAAAAATTTGTTGATCAAGTGATCGCCATTAGCAATGGCAAAGTCAGTTTTATTCTTCCTAGCGATCTGACGAATTATAAGGTCATCGAAGGGAAGGGGAAAATTTTAGCGCCTGGATTTATTGATGTTCATACGCATACTGATGGTTGGTTGCTTAAAAATCCGGCGTTTAACTTAAAAACTCAGCAGGGATATACAACAGAAGTTTTAATGGCTGATGGAATTTCCTATGCGCCAGTCAACGGGCAAACCTGGAAAGAGTGGATTTATTATCTTAAATCTCTAAATGGTTTAGATTCTGATAATTATACTGGTTGGGAATCGGTTGCCGATTACATGCGGCTACTTGATCGAAAAACTTGCATGAATACTG comes from bacterium and encodes:
- a CDS encoding M20/M25/M40 family metallo-hydrolase; this translates as MNRIIETLAEKLFQQQGLERLRAILRISSISPDLKFQERLLNAHADLVEYCTKLGLKVQSFDMQNSQGEGSFPLIVASDRSAGTNAKTVVIYGHYDVQPTGDPSTWQSPPFEPEVRVEDGIEYIFGRGTTDNKGQFWSHLEALRAFRESGDPLPVNLVFILEGQEEIGSPGLIAWLEDQANRDLVHGDVVVISDTSMAGVDLPAIDVGLRGHVAVKVTVHGPENGVHSGSFGGAVTDPAVWLGSQIGLFADSDCFVRLVQEQVPDWLLNLAKTCGLDEAALCLRAKVSALDKRGETLKNALWLKPSFSVTGLHSGHDQTASLNAIPPWAFARLSVRLGWGMDPQETLKFIVEKLRDECPPSLKLEIEEERCFPAFYMNPTDPAFQLMNQAMQATFGNPVEFKLNGASIPAAELFSRHLGVPVILAGLGYPGGRLHEPNERHPLSQIWKGAEMAVRFWFALAA
- a CDS encoding cation:proton antiporter encodes the protein MKPKLPFVVMMLLGLVTTVFAADSGSSLSKWSEDQLAHFFLQLAIIVGLATIFGELATRRKLPPLVGELVASILIGKTVLGNLRPDEYARLFPEGNALVLSSIGKIAICFLLFEAGLELRIPSWEDRHKFKIPLATGVLGAVFTGAIAFGLSWVYFALNPVETKSGIGLSVFISITMAISAMVVMSRILIDLGIFKSRFGSNLLLAYGLNEIVSWIALSVFFGAFSTTTQKPFWALIVLTLCLLGLSHLFGYAIDDIYEISRNHLRRRNVRLIVTLSGAFLWAWVAYAIGLSILFGFFVAGFLFSKSKNLTESTKNGMFRWWKHVGLSVFFMTLGIRTDFLNHFNFSLCLFLVTLSVASKGAGTWLSAWVVKATKREQQNFTAGFLPGGVTRLLVAEIALGIGIFSQEVFVAVVISVLVTSMISGTVLEQTLDIEPADLDRGPVHYQAFFLPQTSSWKSGLEQMWKIVSENVLPKGVKFSKEDFLVAIEKSEEDTPSATEENVAMPVAIVPGLEKPILVLFPVAEGLRWGPGKYGPFMNLIVLLLCPSGQEDTIESINRAVFIRVNRPIRRWGYWGKNRFYDKLREFEANRLQNGRNWLHAAVFKNTERLILGKDKPKRGWTEAWELLWKLGLVLWKPVKHIKNGWGQQ
- the nhaA gene encoding Na+/H+ antiporter NhaA produces the protein MVPGFKKFLQHESASGIILLVTSVCAFLAANSPVAEHYYGFLHTKIGRLGKHEWDIHFLINDLLMVVFFFLVGLEIKREFLVGELSTRKQALLPVIAAAGGMILPALIYLAISSDPLATRGWGVAVATDIAFSLGIYSLLGNRVPATLKIFLAAFAIADDLGAVIVIALFYTTSLDFNAGVTALLGLVILFGCNRVGLKSWAIYLLMSVVVWWFTLQSGVHATVAGVLCAAMIPLADIHKYEHALSKLVSFWIMPVFAFANAGVTLGSGISVIPPAETSLAVLLGLFFGKQIGIFSAVLGALKLGLVELPRGANKIHIYGVACLGGVGFTMSLFVASLAFNDQLHMDQAKLGILLGSFLSGIWGYLVLRFFSNK
- a CDS encoding GNAT family N-acetyltransferase — encoded protein: MPSSLSSNVSKANLSNPDIQELVITMTLELQRGGRARLNYGTDVSDEHAANTTKQLIPLLLENGGHVFLAYQGDACVGIMICLNSISSYTLRLVLNVHDMYVREENRQQGHAKALLEAARNWAKLQGYVRLSLEVQAKNTRAVKLYREFGFKGVPENRIMEDLAKTETKLYLELGLAS